In Kogia breviceps isolate mKogBre1 chromosome 19, mKogBre1 haplotype 1, whole genome shotgun sequence, a single genomic region encodes these proteins:
- the SOCS3 gene encoding suppressor of cytokine signaling 3: MVTHSKFPAAGMSRPLDTSLRLKTFSSKSEYQLVVNAVRKLQESGFYWSAVTGGEANLLLSAEPAGTFLIRDSSDQRHFFTLSVKTQSGTKNLRIQCEGGSFSLQSDPRSTQPVPRFDCVLKLVHHYMPPSGAPSFSSPSSEVPEQPSAQPLPGSPPRRAYYIYSGGEKIPLVLSRPLSSNVATLQHLCRKTVNGHLDSYEKVTQLPGPIREFLDQYDAPL, from the coding sequence ATGGTCACCCACAGCAAGTTTCCCGCCGCCGGGATGAGCCGCCCCCTGGACACCAGCCTGCGCCTCAAGACCTTCAGCTCCAAGAGCGAGTACCAGCTGGTGGTGAACGCAGTGCGCAAGCTGCAGGAGAGCGGCTTCTACTGGAGCGCGGTGACGGGCGGCGAGGCGAACCTGCTGCTCAGCGCCGAGCCCGCCGGCACCTTCCTCATACGCGACAGCTCGGATCAGCGCCACTTCTTCACGCTCAGCGTCAAGACGCAGTCGGGGACCAAGAACCTGCGCATCCAGTGCGAGGGGGGCAGCTTCTCGCTGCAGAGCGATCCTCGGAGCACGCAGCCAGTGCCCCGCTTCGACTGCGTGCTCAAGCTGGTGCATCACTACATGCCGCCCTCCGGCGCCCCCTCCTTCTCCTCGCCCTCCTCCGAGGTGCCCGAGCAGCCgtcggcccagccgctcccgggGAGCCCCCCCAGGAGAGCCTATTACATCTACTCGGGGGGCGAGAAGATCCCTCTGGTGTTGAGCCGGCCCCTCTCCTCCAACGTGGCCACTCTCCAACATCTCTGTCGGAAGACCGTTAACGGCCACCTGGACTCCTATGAGAAAGTCACCCAGCTGCCTGGGCCCATTCGGGAATTCCTGGACCAGTACGATGCCCCCCTTTAG